One segment of Tenrec ecaudatus isolate mTenEca1 chromosome 1, mTenEca1.hap1, whole genome shotgun sequence DNA contains the following:
- the TTC34 gene encoding tetratricopeptide repeat protein 34: MSAQKLVTCLCREGDQHLALGQPPLATAFYLAAFSCHAPSAVRSVRAALAEARGAAVVATLEAWCRGESQIPAIHWDGMAVVSLTGTLASAFLAALCPDHPASVLNTLAGLLAHGHHREAAQRCNVLLATHSQQALELQLTRALAWVLSRDQAADGVADYLRAFGERPEQTAAFIHAHQRPYLPLLVSTLEDHISGHPQETNCQRLIAALGPGGTRSHSLPPDSLLQEGRYKDCLAACSRALEPDAAGSQTPGERLAALLVTRAAAAFFLDGRTQDVLRDLQAAFGKSPAAARRHFQALLSAEDRERIRTRVQEAADLGFARFREAVRSRPELREDTGRELLAPVTGALRFLLRVAPPRARATLGVRLAECLLLAGDTAGARALCERLLRPGDHQDDPPVPCAAGPRAPLLALRGFCALHAGDTRRAREDFQAVVELGAPHPSGCVRALCGRGLLRVLDGSPFLGALDYVTACQLLPEEALLAAKAYVPWNQRGLLLTVLREEGRRMLQRRPEASPAGAAGSRKDAGDRSSPGGQEGGAQGVYQLAMLLMELDPDDEASRLLAADALYRLGRLDETHKALLVALSRRPQAAPVLARLALLQLRRGFFYDANQLVKKVVRSGETACLQPTLDVFHDSDRQLLRSHCHTRATAILRARPGGDGGAQAREAIAYLSLAIFAAGGQASESLLARARCYGFLGQKKTAMFDFNTALRVEPENVQALCGRALVHLALGHQKEAVEDIASALKLDPGTVVPEIRSLKPEAQVLITQGLYTRCQALLSQPLDTGTPLSDEDTQGLVAAGEALVKLDPQQPAWHLLLTDALLSAGSFQEAGARLQQTLHCEAAPSDAAQARLGLLQVKKGEALAAARNLQGLLERDSRDLGFLLGLLEATERQALVQAAAQEARTFMDAGLPGQALGFCSLAVLADGDSAHCRRARAACLAELGEFDRALGDLDHVLQKGVGPEDVATQAEDFCTRGRLLLSLGDEAGAAGAFAQALKLAPSLALSSLRERPGRAPTARVFQRHGQRCLEAQRHPEAWAAAESGLLVDPEHGGLKKLKARVHREASSGCLLH; encoded by the exons ATGTCGGCCCAGAAACTCGTGACCTGCCTCTGCCGGGAGGGCGACCAGCACCTGGCCCTGGGACAGCCCCCTCTGGCCACTGCCTTCTACCTGGCCGCCTTCAGCTGCCACGCCCCCTCAGCAGTGCGGAGTGTGCGGGCGGCCCTGGCTGAGGCTCGGGGGGCAGCGGTGGTGGCCACCCTGGAGGCCTGGTGCCGCGGGGAGAGTCAGATCCCAGCCATCCACTGGGACGGCATGGCAGTGGTCTCCCTGACGGGGACCCTGGCCTCCGCCTTCCTGGCTGCTCTGTGTCCAGACCACCCAGCCTCGGTCCTGAACACGCTGGCTGGCCTGCTGGCCCACGGGCACCACAGGGAGGCTGCCCAGCGCTGCAATGTCCTGCTTGCCACCCACTCGCAGCAAGCCCTGGAGCTGCAGCTGACCCGAGCGCTGGCCTGGGTCCTGTCCCGGGACCAGGCGGCCGATGGTGTGGCCGACTACCTGCGGGCCTTTGGGGAGAGGCCCGAGCAGACGGCGGCCTTCATCCATGCCCACCAAAGGCCCTacctccccctgctggtcagcaCCCTGGAGGACCACATCTCAGGCCACCCACAGGAGACCAACTGCCAACGACTCATCGCCGCCCTGGGGCCCGGGGGCACCCGGAGCCACTCCCTCCCACCTGACAGTCTGCTCCAAGAGGGCAGGTACAAGGACTGCCTGGCGGCATGCAGCCGGGCCCTGGAGCCGGACGCAGCAGGCAGCCAGACCCCAG GAGAGCGCCTGGCTGCCCTGCTGGTCACCCGAGCAGCCGCTGCCTTCTTCCTGGATGGCCGGACCCAGGACGTGCTGAGGGACCTGCAGGCGGCCTTTGGCAAGAGCCCGGCAGCGGCGCGGAGACACTTCCAGGCGCTGCTTTCAGCCGAGGACCGCGAGCGCATCCGGACCCGAGTGCAGGAGGCTGCAGACCTGGGTTTCGCCCGTTTCCGGGAGGCCGTGCGCAGCCGCCCCGAGCTGCGTGAGGACACCGGCCGCGAGCTGCTGGCCCCGGTGACCGGCGCGCTGCGCTTCCTGCTGCGTGTGGCACCTCCCAGGGCGCGGGCGACTCTGGGCGTCCGCTTGGCAGAGTGTCTGCTACTGGCTGGGGACACGGCGGGCGCGCGGGCGCTGTGCGAGCGCCTGCTGCGGCCAGGCGACCATCAGGATGACCCGCCCGTCCCGTGCGCCGCCGGCCCCCGTGCGCCCCTGCTGGCGCTGCGCGGCTTCTGCGCGCTGCACGCTGGCGACACGCGGCGCGCCCGGGAGGACTTCCAGGCGGTGGTGGAGCTGGGCGCCCCGCACCCCAGCGGCTGTGTCCGCGCGCTGTGCGGCCGCGGGCTCCTGCGCGTGCTGGATGGCAGCCCCTTCCTGGGCGCGCTGGACTATGTCACCGCCTGCCAGCTACTGCCGGAGGAGGCCCTGCTCGCCGCCAAGGCCTACGTGCCCTGGAACCAGCGAGGCCTACTGCTGACCGTGCTGCGCGAGGAGGGTCGCCGGATGTTGCAACGGAGGCCCGAGGCCAGTCCTGCAGGTGCAGCTGGCAGCCGGAAGGACGCAGGAGACAGGAGCAGTCCCGGAGGACAGGAAGG GGGCGCCCAGGGTGTGTACCAGCTGGCCATGCTGCTGATGGAGCTGGATCCAGATGATGAGGCCTCGCGGCTCCTGGCAGCCGACGCCCTGTACCGTCTGGGCCGCCTAGACGAGACCCACAAGGCACTGCTGGTGGCCCTGTCTCGGAGGCCCCAGGCGGCCCCAGTGCTGGCGCGGCTGGCCCTGCTACAGCTGCGAAGGGGCTTCTTCTATGATGCCAACCAG CTGGTGAAGAAGGTGGTCCGGTCCGGTGAAACTGCCTGCCTCCAGCCCACCCTGGACGTCTTCCACGACAGTGACCGGCAGCTGCTTCGGAGCCACTGCCACACACGGGCCACGGCCATCCTGAGGGCACGACCAGGTGGGGACGGTGGGGCCCAGGCCAGAGAGGCCATCGCCTACCTCTCTCTGGCCATCTTTGCTGCAG GGGGTCAAGCCAGCGAGTCCCTCCTCGCCCGTGCCCGCTGCTACGGCTTCCTGGGCCAGAAGAAGACAGCCATGTTTGACTTCAACACCGCCCTGCGGGTCGAGCCAGAGAATGTGCAGGCGCTGTGCGGGCGGGCACTGGTGCACCTGGCCCTGGGCCACCAGAAG GAGGCTGTGGAGGACATCGCCTCTGCCCTGAAGTTAGACCCGGGCACTGTGGTCCCTGAAATCCGCTCGCTGAAGCCAGAAGCTCAGGTCCTCATCACCCAGGGCCTTTACACCCGCTGCCAGGCTCTCCTCAGCCAGCCGCTGGACACCGGGACGCCCCTCAGCGACGAGGACACACAGGGCCTCGTTGCCGCTGGAGAGGCCCTGGTTAAACTCGACCCCCAGCAGCCAGCCTGGCACCTCCTGCTCACCGATGCACTCCTGTCTGCAG GCAGCTTCCAGGAGGCTGGCGCCCGCCTGCAACAAACCCTGCACTGCGAGGCTGCACCGTCAGATGCGGCCCAGGCCCGGCTCGGCCTGCTCCAGGTCAAGAAAGGAGAGGCGCTGGCTGCAGCTCGGAACCTGCAGGGCCTCCTGGAGAGGGACTCCAGGGATCTCGGCTTCCTGCTGGGCCTTCTGGAGGCCACGGAGCGGCAGGCCCTGGTCCAG GCCGCCGCCCAGGAAGCGCGCACCTTCATGGACGCAGGACTCCCGGGTCAGGCGCTGGGCTTCTGCTCGCTGGCCGTCCTGGCGGATGGAGACAGCGCGCACTGCCGGCGCGCCCGAGCGGCCTGCCTGGCCGAGCTGGGGGAGTTTGACCGCGCGCTCGGAGACCTGGACCACGTGCTGCAGAAGGGAGTAGGGCCTGAGGACGTTGCGACTCAGGCGGAGGACTTCTGCACCCGGGGCCGCCTGCTGCTGAGCCTGGGGGACGAGGCCGGGGCCGCAGGGGCCTTCGCCCAGGCCCTCAAGCTGGCACCCTCCCTGGCTCTGAGCAGCCTGCGGGAGCGGCCGGGCAGGGCCCCCACCGCCCGAGTATTTCAACGCCATGGGCAGCGCTGCCTGGAGGCCCAACGCCACCCAGAGGCCTGGGCAGCGGCCGAGAGCGGCCTGCTTGTGGACCCGGAGCACGGTGGCCTGAAGAAGCTGAAGGCCAGGGTTCACAGGGAGGCGTCCTCCGGCTGCCTTCTCCACTGA